A section of the Paenibacillus yonginensis genome encodes:
- a CDS encoding NUDIX hydrolase — translation MGYIMDLRKLVGSRPLIMTGACVLLCRGQSLLLQRRTDNGLWALPGGSMEPGETLEEVARRELFEETGLKSKKLELFHIFSGKELYYKYPHGDEVYNVVCAYICTDYDGVPKEDGDEVQELRFFNYDQIPTELSPPDKPVIHKFLEGIL, via the coding sequence TTGGGCTACATCATGGACTTAAGGAAATTAGTCGGTTCAAGACCGCTAATTATGACTGGAGCATGTGTTTTGTTGTGTAGAGGGCAAAGCCTCTTGTTACAGCGTAGAACCGATAACGGCTTATGGGCGCTACCTGGCGGTTCAATGGAACCCGGCGAAACTTTAGAGGAGGTTGCTAGAAGAGAACTTTTTGAGGAAACAGGGTTAAAATCGAAAAAACTTGAGTTGTTCCATATCTTCTCTGGAAAAGAGCTGTACTACAAATATCCTCATGGCGATGAAGTGTACAATGTCGTTTGTGCTTATATATGTACGGATTATGACGGGGTTCCTAAGGAAGATGGGGATGAGGTGCAGGAATTGCGTTTTTTTAATTATGATCAAATTCCCACTGAATTGTCCCCTCCGGACAAACCGGTAATACATAAATTTCTTGAGGGAATTCTTTAA